A stretch of Branchiostoma lanceolatum isolate klBraLanc5 chromosome 14, klBraLanc5.hap2, whole genome shotgun sequence DNA encodes these proteins:
- the LOC136448393 gene encoding CMP-N-acetylneuraminate-beta-galactosamide-alpha-2,3-sialyltransferase 1-like encodes MLWIKNRYKEAYLYLGVLLILFLVTCFLIHPDTMQILSKSRSSRLDFRRNLIRDSHNQWRPVRMLRDIRSTTARPLTDTDKLHRIADLLGYDLTGNKKRDDLESRKMINDILNLIDDHQRQGKDARDTVDMIYSVVRSVQEEKNGDDLGEVMNNMNVLENLVPKRLDKVKIGTYPFTRDARRLPSECPSGFHSRAEQSDWFRERYVDDVKMLMDLNDVEPRNFLDLQFYSLPFGYKRENRTLVDSIFHNMDHIGVYRGVRKQCLRCAVVGCGGILKGSRRGGEINAHDLVFRVNHARIDQQYVEDVGNKTDFYVFFPESEDVKRVAQQDPIYFYVPFKTYDLEYIEGKIVRDFIPKMCSNKTGKCWKLRNPQNVTSHNLRIVHPDFMRYVFVNFLNGTAYRPTTGALTVFLAVHMCDEVDLYGFGFDRRFSLHYYDEKFKNYTEWRTGAHDIDNERYLWQKLDEQKVIRWFKR; translated from the exons ATGTTGTGGATTAAAAACCGTTACAAAGAGGCCTATCTCTACCTCGGAGTTTTGCTGATTCTGTTTCTCGTGACGTGTTTTCTGATCCACCCGGACACGATGCAAATCCTGTCCAAGTCCCGATCTTCAAGATTAGACTTTAGGAGAAATTTAATCAGAGATTCCCATAATCAGTGGAGACCGGTACGTATGCTGAGAGACATCCGTAGCACCACGGCCAGGCCGCTGACAGATACGGACAAACTACACAGAATCGCCGACCTGTTAGGATATGACCTGACGGGGAACAAAAAGAGGGACGACCTGGAGTCGAGAAAAATGATCAATGACATCTTAAACTTGATAGACGATCACCAGAGGCAGGGCAAGGACGCGAGGGACACCGTCGATATGATCTACTCTGTGGTCCGAAGCGTTCAGGAGGAGAAGAATGGCGATGACCTGGGGGAAGTCATGAACAACATGAACGTGTTAGAAAACCTGGTGCCCAAGAGACTAGACAAAGTCAAGATCGGGACGTATCCCTTCACGAGAGACGCCAGGCGTTTGCCGTCG GAATGCCCATCAGGGTTCCACAGCAGAGCAGAGCAATCTGATTGGTTCAGGGAGAGGTATGTGGATGACGTCAAGATGTTGATGGATTTGAATGACGTCGAACCGAGAAACTTTTTGGACCTGCAGTTTTACTCACTACCGTTCGGGTACAAGAGGGAAAATAGAACAC TTGTTGACAGCATATTCCATAATATGGACCACATTGGCGTCTACCGCGGCGTGAGAAAACAGTGCCTGAGGTGTGCTGTGGTCGGATGCGGAGGGATATTAAAGGGTTCCCGTCGAGGTGGAGAGATCAACGCACATGACTTAGTATTTAG AGTAAATCACGCCAGGATCGACCAGCAGTACGTCGAAGACGTTGGGAACAAGACGGACTTCTACGTCTTCTTCCCAGAGTCCGAAGACGTTAAACGAGTGGCCCAACAG GACCCCATCTATTTCTACGTGCCATTCAAGACCTACGATCTGGAGTACATCGAAGGAAAAATCGTCCGAGATTTCATCCCGAAAATGTGTTCAAACAAGACGGGAAAGTGCTG GAAACTCCGGAACCCACAGAACGTGACGTCACACAACCTGCGGATCGTCCACCCGGACTTCATGCGGTACGTGTTCGTCAACTTCCTGAACGGGACGGCGTACCGCCCCACCACCGGCGCACTCACCGTGTTTCTCGCCGTGCACATGTGCGACGAGGTGgacctgtacggcttcggcttCGACAGGAGGTTCTCTCTCCACTACTACGACGAAAAATTCAAAAACTATACGGAGTGGAGAACGGGGGCACACGACATCGACAACGAGAGATATCTCTGGCAGAAACTGGACGAACAGAAGGTCATCAGATGGTTCAAAAGATAG